The Perca fluviatilis chromosome 2, GENO_Pfluv_1.0, whole genome shotgun sequence genome includes a region encoding these proteins:
- the LOC120548790 gene encoding zona pellucida-like domain-containing protein 1, with amino-acid sequence MTVGKPLSGAEMTRMCFVFLLMSNAASVSSQFNGYNCDASYHSRFPGERDISVYCGVQTITLKINFCPVLFSGYTDADLALNGRHSDAQCRGFINNNTFPTAVLFSISLSTLEACGNSLVVSTAYGANAYGNMSLVQIGNVSGYIDTPDPPAIISYLPGLLYKFSCSYPLEYLVNNSQLASSSAAVSVKDSNGTFVSTLNMILYNDSTYNQPLSIPMAGLALKTRVFAAVKATNLDKRWNILMDYCYTTPSGNPNDELRYDLFFGCYKDPQTTVFENGKSQMGRFSFEVFRFVKHRHQKMSTVFLHCVTKLCRADDCIMLMPICGRRRRRGEEESVGPPPAASGNAVITAGPIITRSDETPVNNSQLASGDPSPPMNPVTSALISGVVILGGVGAGFFLLSLRLLQKSRLPTTTASGVWNPTFK; translated from the exons ATGACAGTGGGCAAACCTCTCTCAGGTGCTGAAATGACACGAATGTGCTTTGTCTTCCTGCTGATGAGTAACGCCGCTTCGGTCTCCTCTCAGTTTAATGGATACAACTGTGACGCCAGCTACCACAGCAGGTTTCCTG GAGAGCGGGACATCAGTGTGTACTGCGGGGTTCAGACCATCACCTTGAAGATCAACTTCTGCCCCGTGCTCTTCTCCGGCTACACTGACGCAGATTTGGCCCTGAACGGTCGCCACAGTGATGCACAATGCCGCGGCTTCATCAACAACAACACCTTTCCCACAGCGGTGCTGTTCAGCATCAGTCTCAGCACTCTGGAGGCCTGCGGTAACAGCCTGGTG GTCAGCACAGCCTACGGGGCCAATGCATATGGGAACATGTCCCTGGTACAAATTGGGAATGTCTCAGGCTATATCGACACCCCTGATCCGCCAGCTATAATCAGCTACCTTCCCGGTTTGTTGTATAAATTCAGCTGCAGCTACCCGCTGGAGTACCTGGTCAATAACTCGCAGCTGGCATC CTCCTCGGCTGCTGTATCTGTCAAGGACAGCAACGGCACATTTGTGAGCACATTGAATATGATCCTGTACAAT GACTCAACATACAATCAACCTCTCTCTATTCCAATGGCTGGACTGGCTCTGAAAACCAGAGTATTTGCTGCTGTGAAAGCCACAAACTTAGACAAACG GTGGAACATCTTGATGGATTACTGTTACACAACCCCCTCAGGGAATCCTAATGATGAACTCCGCTATGACCTTTTCTTTGG CTGCTACAAAGACCCACAGACGACAGTTTTCGAGAATGGGAAGAGTCAGATGGGACGTTTCTCCTTTGAGGTTTTCCGTTTTGTCAAACACAGACACCAGAAGATGTCAACTGTGTTTCTGCACTGCGTCACCAAGCTTTGCCGGGCAGACGACTGCATCATGCTCATGCCT ATTTGCGGGCGACGGCGCAGGCGGGGTGAAGAGGAGAGCGTTGGTCCCCCACCAGCAGCGTCTGGGAACGCCGTCATCACCGCTGGACCAATAATCACCAGGAGTG ATGAAACTCCTGTCAACAACTCGCAACTTG CATCTGGTGACCCCTCCCCGCCTATGAACCCGGTGACCAGTGCTCTGATCTCAGGCGTGGTCATCCTGGGCGGGGTCGGTGCGGGCTTCTTCCTGCTGTCACTCCGTCTCCTGCAGAAGTCCCGCCTCCCAACAACCACAGCCTCAGGTGTTTGGAACCCCACCTTTAAATGA